The following is a genomic window from Zalophus californianus isolate mZalCal1 chromosome 10, mZalCal1.pri.v2, whole genome shotgun sequence.
ATGTGACCATGGACCAGGAGGCGGGGCTGGGCCCAGAGGCGGCCGCGGCCGACACCATCACCATCGCTACGCCGGAGAGCCTGACAGAGCAGGTGGCCATGACGCTGGCCTCGGCCATCAGTGAGGGCACTGTACTCACGGCCCGTGCGGGTGCAAACGGCGCCGAGCAGGCCACTGTGACCATGGTTTCATCGGAGGACATTGAAATCCTGGAGCACGCGGGCGAGCTGGTTATTGCCTCACCGGAGGGCCAGCTTGAGGTGCAGACGGTCATCGTCTAGCCTGGCCGCCCGCAGGCTCtcggggtggggctgggcaggggcgaGGACCCACAGAAGGGACACACAATGCAGATGTTCAGAGGGAGTGTGGGAGTGTAAATAGTTTTTTGTTGCTTtacaataaaacatgaaaatccaCTACTTGTGATGCCACTGCCCCGGCAGGTTCCCCTGTGGCAGCCCCCTGCCTGCCTGGCCCCCGCCCACCCGGCCCCCCTGCAGACTCACGCGCCTCCCGCTGGGGCTGGCAGCGCCGTGGCAGTGCGTGGGCATCCCTGGCATGTGGACAGGCAGCCTGCTGCTGCCGCCCTGCCCAGATGGAGTCGTGACCCCAGCTTCCCCAGCCCCAcggaggcgggtgggagggggTGCTGCTTCATGGCCTCCAACCCTGGGGCTGTCcaggaaggggggagggcagggcacccaggctgggaggggacaatggagcagcagggggagagcagcagggggagagctGCTGGGAAGGTATTTACTGAATGCACCGCCTGCCTTTTCTCAGGGGGCACCCCTGATGGAGGGAGATTCTGGATGACCTAGTTTGGGAGAGTGGGGGTGTGAGGACAAGAACAAGTCCTGGACCTTGGGTGGCTGACCCTTTTGTCCAGTCCTGACATAGTTTTGGGGGGGCTGGCAGGGTCATGGGAGCCCTGGTTCTGATGGGTGCAGGAGCAAGCTCAGGGTGGCTGCCCCTGCCACCTTGCCCCCAGGGCTCTCCCTGGGAACCGGAACCAGCAGTTCCAGCGTCCATCTCCGCAGAGGGGGTGGGGCCGGAGCAGTCCAGCCCCTCCCTGGACAAGGGCCTCAAATACCCTCCTGGGCCCTGGCGCCACAGCTGCTTTGGCCAAACCCGGGGAGCCGGTCTTGTGCCACAGACACACCCCCAGCCTGGATCTCCAACCTCAGTCCTGAGCCTCAGATACCGCCCCATCCACATCCCAGGTGAGTCCAGGGACAGGGCTGACCAGGGGCCTGGATGGGGATGTGGTCCCTCtatttgggcctcagtttccccaaagaGTAGAATGGCCACGGTAAGCCTAGTGCACCATTGGGGAGACGTGGAGACGCAGGGGAAGGATGCGCCTTGGACCTCCGAATCAAAGGTCCCTGCCcggcccctggggctggggcggaGAGGGGTGGCTCTGTGTCTGACGCCAGGTCCGCGCTCAGGACCGTGTCTgtccctcccagcccagcccctctgcGCCATGGGTGGGCCCCGGGTCCTGCTGGCCGCGCTCTGGGCCCTGGGGGCCGCCGGAGCAGCAGCGCTGCGCATCGGAGCCTTCAACATCCAGAGCTTTGGCGACAGTAAAGTGTTGGACCCGGCCTGCGGCGGCGTCATTGCGCAAGTGAGGCCGGGCaccgggggcggggccgcagcTGGGCTTCCCGGGTGGATCCGCCGCGCGTGACCCCGCACCtgccggcccctcccccagatcctGGCTGGCTATGACATCACGCTGGTGCAGGAGGTGCGAGACCCGGACTTGAGCGCCGTGTCCGCGCTCATGGAGCAGATCAACaggtgcggggaggggggcgggggacagggcCCAGCGTTCGGAGCCCAGGCCCGGATCGCGGGGCTTGGTCCCGTGCCTTGACCCCGGGCCTGGCCCGTGTCTCCGCAGCGTGTCCAGGCACGAGTACGGCTTCGTGAGCAGCGAGCCCCTGGGTCGGGACCAGTACAAAGAAATGTACCTGTTCGTCTACAGGtgaggggcggggccgcggggccaGGGCGCGCGCGGCGGGATGGGGCCGGCTCAGCGTGCCCGCCCGCCTCCTCCCCCCAGGAAGGACGCGGTGTCGGTCGTGGACACGTACCAGTACCCGGACCCGGAGGACGCTTTCAGCCGTGAACCTTTCGTGGTCAAGTTCTCGTCCCCCCGCTCGGGTGaggcgccccgccccccctcTCCCGCGGGCCCCACCCGCCCGCCTcccgccgcccccggccccgcctctGACCCGCGCCTCCCGCAGCTGCCGGGGAGTTAGTGCTCATCCCGCTGCACGCAGCGCCGCACCAGGCCGTGGCGGAGATCGACGCTCTCTACGACGTGTACCTGGACGTGATCGACAAGTGGGGCACGGACGTaagccccacccccgccccggggtCCTGTGAGCGCGtgcggggctgggcggggggggctTCGCGCGTGCGCGGGGTTCGCGGTGCTCGCGCATGCGGGGCGCGCGCGGGCTGAGCCCCGGCGCCTCGGCCCCCGCAGGACTTGCTGTTCCTGGGCGACTTCAACGCGGACTGCAACTACGTGCGGGAGCGCGACTGGCCGTCCGTCCGCCTGCGCAGCAGCGAGGTCTTCAAGTGGCTCATCCCCGACAGCGCCGACACCACCGTGGGCAACTCGGACTGCGCCTACGACCGCATCGTGGCGTGCGGCGCCCGCCTGCGCAGGAGTCTCAAGCCCCAATCTGCCGCTGTGCACAACTTCCAGGAGGAGTTTGGCCTGGACCAGGCTCAGGCGAGTGCGCGCGCCCCCGCTTCTGAACACAGCGCCCTTAGCGGCTCGGTTCTGGCTGAAAGGATCATCTGGGATGGCAGAAGATGCCCTTGGCCTCTTCTCGCGTGGGGTCTCCAGTCCGGGCCCCAAACCACCTGCAGGCTGCACAGTGGGCGCCATCCCTGGCCGGcgtgggggagcaggggtgggggggtgcgggtGGTGGAGGCGGTGAGGGGGTGGTCGTTTTCCCAGGTGGGGCCCGAGGGAGGACAGGATGACCAGCGGAGCCGCTGAGGctccacctcctctccctccaggccCTTGCCATCAGCGACCATTTTCCTGTGGAGGTGACCCTGAAGTCGCACTGAAAGCCCTCAAGGCCAGACTCAGGCCAGGAGAACAGCCCTACAGGGCTCCTTCTGGGTGGCTGGCCAGCCCCCAGCAAGGCCGCAGGGCAGGGTTGGCTGGACAAGCGGCTACGAAACATCACAGGACCACTCAGTCTGTttgcccatctgtgaaatgggctatctacctcatagggttgtgagGAGCAGCTTGCAGAGTGCTGGGCACACGGCTGTGCTCAATAAACACGAGCGAGTGCTCAGCCAGGACCACGCTGGTCAGCTTCAAGGCCTCCGTGTCCTTTCTTAGGACTCAACCCCTCTGAGGCCCAAACTTTGGTCCTGCAGCCCAGTGGGTCCCGGGTCCCCACCCCCTAGGGGACAGGGATGGCCTGGCCTGCCCATTCACTCCCTGCTCGGGACAGATGCCCTCCAGACCAGGCTGGCTCCAGAACGCTGCTCCCATGCTTGTTAGTGGGAGCTTGTTGCTTTCTTTGTGCAAACCATACATGCTTCCAAGAACCCGTGCTGAGTGCAGCTGGGCATAAACACACAGCTTCGGCATTGACACGCAAGGCCAACCTCCCCGTCCCTGTTGTCCCTCCTGCCCCCCGATTCCCAGGTCCTGCAGACCTCGCAGACACTTGTATCAGGGGCCCTGTCCTGCCCAGCAATGCAGGGAGCAGGCAGTCAGAAGCCCCCCCGCCAAGTCCGTGGGCTGCCCTGGGACATCTGGGGAGCCCTTCAGTGGTGATTCCTCACACAGCCCAGGCAGGTGGGACCCACACACCCCTTGTGCACACATAGCCCCTTCCATGGGGCCACCCTGGGTCGGCTCCTTCTCAGAAGCCCTGGGCCGGGCAGAGGCTTATCAGGGAGAACCGCAGCCTGTGTCCTGGAGAAGCCTGTCAACCAAGGATTGGGAATGTGCAGAACTGGGGTACAGGGGCCCAGTGAGGTTTCTGGTTTTGGAAACAACTCCACTTGGGTCTGGGAAGTGGCCTGAACCATATGGAGGAAAAACCTTTGTTTCAAAAGTCTGGACGAGTTTTCTGGTGTGATCTTTCTAAGACTGGGGCTGCTGCAGCACAGACCCACCAGTACTGCCTCCCGTGCCCCTCGCTAAGCTCCCCACCCCAGTCTCTGGACCATTGCGCCCCCTCTGTCTCAGTGGGCGGATGTAGTGGCCAAAGAGCTTTCCTCTGGGGAGATCCTGTGTGGGTCACTGGCCCACAACCTGGGGATGAGCCCCCAGCAGTCAGGCAGCTGGGTAGCTAGGGATGGGACCACACAAGGACTTTGTTCCCACTTCTGCTCTGGCAAAGGGGACGCTCAGCAGCGGCTGTCACCAAGGTCCAGCATGGCCCGGCCTACCTGCCAGCAGAAGAGGTGCTCGTGGGGGGTGGTGGGCCCTTGGGACACTGGCTACAGGGAACAGGGCCTTCTAAGAACATCAGCAAAATGAAGAGCTGCAAGTACTTTTACATTGGAAAATAGCTTGTTTAAAACCTCGGAATCAGAGGGTCCCCGGAGGGGTGCATCCGGCTCCAAGCCCCATGGAAGCAGCCCAGCCCCTTAGCCTTTCTTCTGTTTGAGCTTTTCTAAGTACGCATGCAGAGACTTCTGGATGGAGTCTCTGCAGATGAAGCGGACAAAAGCCTGGATGTCCGCATCGCGCTCTGTGAGCAGGCGGTCAGCTGTGGGCTTGCGCATTAGGGTCTTGGTCAGCTGTCGGGCGTGGTCTACAGAAAAGGGCCCAAGTGTGAAAACCCATTCTGACACCGTGGCATCACTCCCAACCTTTCCAAGAGAGTTCCAGGAGAAACTCTGGCAGGAAACTTAGGACATACAAGTaaacaagcaaaatgaaaaccACCCCTTCCCCATTGCCTACCCAGAAGCAGAGAAGGTGACACTGTGAAAACTGCCTCTTACCCCGTCCCTTTCATTACCCAATATTACGGGGGGTACTTTCCACATCACTAAGTACTCGTTCACAGCACAGTTAGGTCAGTGAACCTGGCCCCCCCACGGCCTgggagctaagaatggtttttacactGTCATGGAGTTGAAAAAAGGACGTTCTGTGACCCGTGAAGATTATATGCAATTTAAGTATCAGCACCGGCACACTCACTGGGTCACAAATGCTCTGGCTGCCCTCATGCTCCAGCGCCACCGTGTGGCCGAGACCAAGTGACCCACAAGGCTGACCATCTCCCTGGCTCTTGAGAGACAGTCCGCTGATCCCTGGTCTCCATCAGAGTAGATATAAGCAGCCCAATTTCTATAAACAGATAATAGTCTGTGCGGTGGGTTGGGAGTGGACCTAACCACAGCCTTAGAATCTgcatgtggccttatttggaaaagggttTCTGCGGATGAAGTTAGGATGAGATCCTCTTGGATTTAGGGTAGACCCCAAATCCAACGAGTGTCCTGACCAGAGAAAGGAAGACGGGAGCCTGGAAACACAGACACGCAGGGAGGCCACGTGGAGGGAAAGACTGGCGCGAAGCATCTAGAGGCCAAGGATCGTCTGGAGCCGCCAAAGGCTGGATGAGGCAGGAAGGagcctcccctagagcctctggagagAGCACGGCTCTGCCcaaaccttgattttggactcctGGCCTGCAGACTTGGAGAGAATGCACTTTTGTGGTTTTAAggaccacccctcccccctacccccgccATGTGGTAATCTGTTGCAGTGGCCCCAGGACTAAGCCAGTCTGCTGTTATAAAACGGCACGTTCCTGATGTGCACAAGGCCCCCTCCCAGGAGAACCCCATGCTCTCACCAGGAGTAACAGGCTGTGGGGGGTGCTGGCTGCTGGGCCTGGCCCCTCCCCGTGCTCCTCACCTGGAATGGCCAGCCACTGGGCCATCACCGACTGCGCCGTGCTCTGCACCTGGTCTTCAGGCACAACCTGGTCCACCACGCCCACCCGGAGGGCCTCTGCTGGCGGGAAGAGCAAGCCCAGCTGCAGGGCACGCTCTGCGGTGCGGTGCCCGACTGTGTTCACCATCGTGTCTTTGAACCTGGGACACATCCACTTGTTGGGGGCTCCCAGGTGGACAGGCTTGCGCCAGTGTGAGGTGAGTGCGGGTGCAGCCCCCAGCCTTACCAGAAGGGGGCCACAATGCCCAGCCGAGTCTCGTTCAGCCCTATGGTGTACTTGGGGTTGTTAGCCAGGACCCGGTAGTCACAGGTGAGGGACAACAGGCAGCCTCCAGCTGGGCTGACGCCCTGCAGGGGAAGAGACACCACATGGCTTTGTGTGCTGCCgtgggcgggcggggcgggggggtgttcCTGACTGTATTCCAGAGAGCCAGGTCCCAAGGAAGAgcccccctccccgtccccaTGGTGCTGCACCCACACTGGCTGGGCTGGGTGTGTACGATGGGGACTCGGGCTTGGCTGTGCCCGGAACCCTTCTGTCGGGGTCACAAAGCGCCCCCCAGGACCCATCTCCATCCCCAGCAGGACATCCCAGGAACCCCAGACTCACACTGCCCTCACCACACCCATCCCACAGCCTCAGAGGCGGCCTGTGGAGTCTCCCTGACTCTCGCCAGCCTCCTGTCCCCTGGTTCAGACCCTCTGGCACCTCACTGGGGGGCCCCTGCCATGTCGTCAGGTACACGGCTTCCTGAGCCTTAGCAGCCCCTGCCTTCCCAGGCCAGGCCAAATCAAGGTTTCCGGGGGTGAATCTGACCCCCTCCTTGTGCCCCCTTCCCATGCAGCCCTCTTGCTGGGCCCTGCCTCCACCCTTGTCACCTGGTCATACTGACCTCTGCACCTCTGAGGGCCTCCCCAACCCTTCCCGAGGGCAGGGCCCCGTCTGTCCCGCCGCAGTGAGTCAGCGGGGCGGTTGAGGCGCGGGCACACTCACGTTGATAGCAGCAATCACCACCAGGTTGGACAGGTAGAACCGAAGCCACATTTCCTGCACAGCCTTCCAGTACTCCACGTAGTGCTCGGGCTTCCTCCCGCACATCTCCGTCAGGTCCAGGCCGGCGGAGAAGATCCCGGGGCGGTCCTGGGGGCGAAGGAGCCAGGGGCCCTGTCAGAGTCCATCCCCGGCCTGCCAGAGGTCCCCAGGGATGCTCCAGAGGTGGTGGGGAGCCAGAGCTGGGGCTTCGGGGCACACGTTCTGATCTCCCCGCAAGGTCAAGCCAGCTGCAGACgccaggccaggctgggaggTGTTGCTGTCAGAACACAGCAAGCCAAGGAGGGGACCGCAATGAGCCGAGAAGCGAGACCCCTGCCCTGGGGAGTGGCCGAGAAGGCGTGTGTCCTGCGCAGATGCCCCGGATCGTGACATAGccaccagaggggagaggaaagcgAACACAGGTGGGCAGGTACAGCTGGGACAGAGGATGGCTTTCCAGCCAGGAACTGCTAGCCCAGACGGCAAAccggggtgtgggtgggggagcaggagggtgACCGAGCGGCCATGATGGGAAAAGCCTGCACGTGGGGCTCCCGAGTGGTGTCACGATGTCCCTAAGCAAACGAGAATGAGACGCGCCCggggctggggtgctgggggCCGGCACGCCCTGTTACTGACCCATGAACCAGGGCCAACAGCCCGTATCTCTGCGCGGTGGGGGGATGTGCGGAGTACAGGTGACGTCCCCACATCCTCCTATCAAGCGACAGGAGCAGGTTGCATGCAGCGTGCAAGACGCGGTTCCTTGGGGCCCCCCGTGTAGCTGCGCGTGCGCCGCCCCTGGAGGCTGACCTCTCGTGTCCCCGCCCGTGTCCCGCCGTGGCCTTGGAAGGCCACACAGGTGCGGCTGTCTCTCACGGATGCCCCTGAGCTGCAGCGGGGATGGCAGCCGCGGGGGCCGAGCTCCTCCTGCTCTGAGCACAGCCAGCATTTCTGCCTTTTTCCTGATCCTTCCCTGCCTGCTGGGGACCCCTCCCCCTGTACCCCACCCCTAGCCTGTCCGCACAGAGGCTTGTCCACAGTCCTAGCGTTTGAGGAAAGCAAAGGCAAAGAATGCTGTGACAGAAGCTGCTGTCATCCTAGTGGGGGACGTGCTCCGCACTGACTAGAAAGGGTGAAATTTCTGCTATTCAGCAACAGGTCTGGAGGGAGACAAACTGTGTCTTGGAAAAAGACGCAGACCCACCTTTACCTCTGCCCCCCACCGGAACCTACAAACGTGACTGtgtttggaaacagggtctttgccgATGTGATCAACACGAGATCACAGGAGAGCAAGGCACCCTTCTAAGGAGGAGGGCGTTTGGACACACAGGGCAGAAGAGGCGGGAGTAGAGGCCAGGACCCTCCGGAGTGGAGGAAGTAAAGAGGGAGCCCCACGAGAGAAGGCCCCGCTGGTGCTGGGAGCCCTGTTCGTGGTCCTGTGCCACGTGTCCTCATATCACCCCAATGTCACCCTGCCCACTGTCATTTGCCGCGGGCCCGCCAGGCAGGCCTCTGCTCTGGACACGGCAGGCACACAGCCAGGACCACAGTGCAGGCCCATTTATGGGGAGATGACACAGCCCCGGGGAGAATGTGGGCTTCCGAGGGATGGAGGCTGACGGCGCCACCCGGaagccagggaggcagaggggcccTCTCTTCGTTGCTGAGGGACGGAAGTTCATCCTTGCGGCTCTCTTGGTTTCAGAGCACAAGAGAGAAAAGGGCATGCTCCGAAACAACATCCTAAATGGAGCATTTTCAGAAATTATCTGGAGCACAAAGTTCCCAGGCAGTTACAACCCGTCCAGGCAGATCAGCGGTAACTGTCACAAGCACCCACACCCAGGAGCATCCTACCCTCGGAGCTGCACCAAAGAACCCCCTCCTCCACAGGGCAAGGCTCTGCTCTGCAAAGCCCAGCCCCCCAGCACCCACTGGCCATGTGCATCGGGCCTACCTGACAGCCCCACAGCTCAGAGCTGTGACAACACCGGGCCACACCCAGGACAACCCAAGGGTTTAAGGAAAGCAGGTGCATGCCCAGTGGGCGTTCCGAACCTCGTCTGCAAGAAGCTGGGACCATCTGCCTTTGATAATGGCAGAACCGAGACCTTCTCACTGGTCTCTGTAATATGGAGGCACATCTATCGGGGGACACGCATGTGACAGGCAGACGGCGCCTGAGTTTGGACCTTGAACTCGGGGAGCTAACGAGTACCCACCGACGTGAGGATGATGCCACGGAAGGTCTTGTCGTTCTCCAGTTTCTCCAGGCTGATGAGCAGCTCGGTCAGAAACTCTAGGCTGAAGCTGTTCACTGGGGGGTTCCTCATCTTCACCACAGCGACCCCTAGTGTGAACAAGAAGAGGGGAGGGCTCACAGTCAGTTCCGGGAAAGCACACCCAGCCAGCCTGCACCCTCAGCCTGGCCAAGGCCAGCAACAAGGTTCTTTTGTTTTCAGTGCAGGTGAGACCCACCTAATGTAAAATCACCATTTAAAAGTGGACAGTTCAGGACTGTTAGGTACCCACAGTGTCGCACAACCACCATGATCTACTTGCAGAGCATGTCTAATCCAAAAGAGGGCCCTGTGCCCATCAGCGGTCaccacccctccccaacccctgcaaGCGATCGTCTACTTTCGTCTCTACGGACTTGTCTACGCTGGACATTTCACATGAAAGGAAGCATCCAATCTGCGACCTTTCCTGTGGCTTCTTTCACCGAGCCCCGTGTTCTCAAGGCTGAGCCAAGCTGCTGTGTGGGGACCACGTTCTGTGCACCCACGCACGtgctgggggacacctgggttgGTTTCACCTTTGGCTCTTGTGAATCACGCTGTTGTGAACGTTCGTGCGCAAAGTTTTGTCGATCCTTTTCTCCCAGATGCAAGTGCTCCGTCCCCAGGGGATGAGGAAATGGCTTCCGTTTCTTGAGGAATGAGTGAGCAAACTCTTAAGACCAGATGTGCAAGGAGGAACTCCCTTTGGGTGCTCTGGTTCACGCTTGTTTAAGGACAGAGGCTACAGACATTGGCGGCCTGAGGTTCTCCAACTCTCCCCGGTGTGCTCATGAGTCCTGCCAGCGCCTGGGGCAGGGCAGCTGGGGCCATGGGTGCTCACTGCCTGCCCAAGGACAGACCCCAAGGGCTGCAGAAATGCCCCCCGTTCACTGAGGGTACATTTCTCTGGGCAGAACCTTACAAATCTCCAGATGGTCAACACAATTCTCTAGGGGTGACAACTAAGTCCTGAAGGCAAATGGGCTCTTTGGAGACCTCTGATTTCCAAGAAAGAAGTACTTATTAACTGGCTAGCGGCATGTTTGTGTGCACAACAAACATTTTCCAGAAGCGAGCTTCTGAACTTGTTTCAGACTCAAGTTTCTGAGgctgactggatttttttttttttttgagagtgtgcaggagtgtgtgtgtgtggggagctGGGGGGTGAGGATGTGTGGGGTTT
Proteins encoded in this region:
- the DNASE1L2 gene encoding LOW QUALITY PROTEIN: deoxyribonuclease-1-like 2 (The sequence of the model RefSeq protein was modified relative to this genomic sequence to represent the inferred CDS: inserted 2 bases in 1 codon) is translated as MGALVLMGAGASSGWLPLPPCPQGSPWEPEPAVPASISAEGVGPEQSSPSLDKGLKYPPGPWRHSCFGQTRGAGLVPQTHPQPGSPTSVLSLRYRPIHIPGESRDRADQGPGWGCGPSIWASVSPKSRMATVSLVHHWGDVETQGKDAPWTSESKVPARPLGLGRRGVALCLTPGPRSGPCLSLPAQPLCAMGGPRVLLAALWALGAAGAAALRIGAFNIQSFGDSKVLDPACGGVIAQILAGYDITLVQEVRDPDLSAVSALMEQINRCGEGGGGQGPXRSEPRPGSRGLVPCLDPGPGPCLRSVSRHEYGFVSSEPLGRDQYKEMYLFVYRKDAVSVVDTYQYPDPEDAFSREPFVVKFSSPRSAAGELVLIPLHAAPHQAVAEIDALYDVYLDVIDKWGTDDLLFLGDFNADCNYVRERDWPSVRLRSSEVFKWLIPDSADTTVGNSDCAYDRIVACGARLRRSLKPQSAAVHNFQEEFGLDQAQALAISDHFPVEVTLKSH
- the ECI1 gene encoding enoyl-CoA delta isomerase 1, mitochondrial, which gives rise to MALAVGMRVLTRPLHRPWARGFRVAPGRTGPAAGGGDGVRCFGSPRVLVEPDPAAGVAVVKMRNPPVNSFSLEFLTELLISLEKLENDKTFRGIILTSDRPGIFSAGLDLTEMCGRKPEHYVEYWKAVQEMWLRFYLSNLVVIAAINGVSPAGGCLLSLTCDYRVLANNPKYTIGLNETRLGIVAPFWFKDTMVNTVGHRTAERALQLGLLFPPAEALRVGVVDQVVPEDQVQSTAQSVMAQWLAIPDHARQLTKTLMRKPTADRLLTERDADIQAFVRFICRDSIQKSLHAYLEKLKQKKG